Proteins encoded by one window of Nyctibius grandis isolate bNycGra1 chromosome 15, bNycGra1.pri, whole genome shotgun sequence:
- the CDC42EP4 gene encoding cdc42 effector protein 4, whose protein sequence is MPILKQLVSNSAHSKRRSRADLTAEMISAPLGDFRHTMHVGRAGDAFGDTSFLTSKAGEPGPEVGEEAGASKPSLLSRRFRSSKRSQSVTRGDRRDMLGSLRDSALFVKNAVSLPQLNEKEVDRSAGQLPKSLSSSPVKKLPEEGSPEEQQQRPNGAAAGPLSPGLDERDFGDITELPVVVAKSGAGMKHAESIMSFHIDLGPSMLGDVLSIMDKEQWEEDEDPEAEESREEEADAALPGSPAAAPPSQSPSRGTGGCCPRDSSSVSSCTSGPEERSPVPGPPSQRGGPPKRPDKEFSFADDDDDEIRV, encoded by the coding sequence ATGCCGATCCTCAAGCAACTCGTCTCCAACTCTGCCCACTCCAAGCGGCGCTCGCGGGCCGACCTGACGGCCGAGATGATCAGCGCGCCGCTCGGGGACTTCCGCCACACCATGCACGTGGGGCGGGCGGGGGACGCCTTCGGGGACACCTCCTTCCTCACCAGCAAGGCTGGCGAGCCTGGGCCAGAGGTAGGCGAGGAAGCCGGTGCCTCCAAACCCAGCCTGCTGTCCCGGCGCTTCCGCAGCAGCAAGCGCTCGCAGTCGGTGACGCGAGGTGACCGGCGGGACATGCTGGGTTCGCTGCGGGACTCGGCCCTCTTCGTGAAGAACGCCgtctccctgccccagctcaaCGAGAAGGAGGTGGACAGGAGCGCGGGGCAGCTGCCCAAGagcctctcctccagccccgtCAAGAAGCTGCCCGAGGAGGGGAGCCCcgaagagcagcagcagcgcccgaacggggcggccgcggggccgctGAGCCCCGGCTTGGACGAGCGCGACTTCGGGGACATCACGGAGCTGCCCGTCGTGGTGGCCAAGAGCGGGGCGGGCATGAAGCACGCCGAGTCCATCATGTCCTTCCACATCGACCTGGGGCCCTCCATGCTCGGGGACGTCCTGAGCATCATGGATAAGGAGCAgtgggaggaggatgaagaCCCCGAGGCGGAGGAGAGCCGTGAGGAGGAGGCGGATGCCGCCCTGCCCGGctcccccgcggccgccccgccaAGCCAGAGCCCGTCCCGCGGCACCGGCGGCTGCTGCCCCAGGGACAGCAGTTCGGTGTCCAGCTGCACTTCGGGGCCGGAGGAGCGCAGCCCCGTCCCCGGGCCACCGAGCCAGCGGGGAGGCCCCCCGAAACGCCCCGACAAGGAGTTCTCGTTCGCCGACGATGATGACGACGAGATCAGAGTATAA